A single window of Microbispora hainanensis DNA harbors:
- the ccsA gene encoding cytochrome c biogenesis protein CcsA → MPADVNESLATLSDQLILVTVLLYLGAMICFALDLAFGRTRTVVAERRRQLVGAGGPALPEETTEAAGPQPAAWAVRAGSFAVVLTWIAWAGHLAGILTRGIAVDRWPWANMYEFVVAICFAAVTAFLVLLIRQPIRFLGAFVTVTSALGLGFAVLFLHVQAGPVMPALHSYWIAIHVTAAIVASGLFILAGVCAILYLIRRDGRPSVLPSRESLERVAHRAIVISFPIWTFAVIAGALWADRAWGRYWGWDPKEVWAFVTWVVYAAYLHARATAGWRGKAAMIVSLVAFGCLLFNLIGVNIFFSGLHSYADVPN, encoded by the coding sequence ATGCCCGCCGATGTCAATGAGAGTCTGGCCACGCTGAGCGACCAGCTCATCCTGGTCACCGTCCTGCTGTATCTCGGCGCGATGATCTGCTTCGCGCTGGATCTCGCCTTCGGCCGGACCCGTACGGTCGTGGCCGAACGCCGGCGTCAGCTCGTCGGCGCGGGCGGCCCCGCCCTGCCCGAGGAGACGACGGAGGCGGCGGGCCCGCAGCCGGCCGCGTGGGCGGTCCGCGCGGGATCGTTCGCCGTGGTCCTCACCTGGATCGCGTGGGCCGGCCACCTCGCCGGCATCCTCACCCGCGGCATCGCCGTCGACCGCTGGCCGTGGGCCAACATGTACGAGTTCGTGGTGGCCATCTGCTTCGCCGCCGTCACCGCGTTCCTCGTGCTGCTGATCCGCCAGCCGATCCGCTTCCTCGGCGCGTTCGTGACCGTGACCTCGGCGCTCGGGCTGGGCTTCGCGGTGCTGTTCCTGCACGTCCAGGCGGGTCCGGTGATGCCCGCGCTGCACTCGTACTGGATCGCGATCCACGTCACGGCGGCGATCGTGGCCAGCGGGCTGTTCATCCTGGCGGGCGTCTGCGCGATCCTCTACCTGATCCGCAGGGACGGGCGGCCGTCGGTGCTGCCGAGCAGGGAGAGCCTGGAGCGCGTCGCGCACCGCGCGATCGTCATCTCGTTCCCGATCTGGACCTTCGCCGTCATCGCCGGCGCGCTGTGGGCCGACCGGGCCTGGGGCCGCTACTGGGGCTGGGACCCCAAGGAGGTGTGGGCGTTCGTCACGTGGGTCGTCTACGCCGCCTACCTCCACGCCCGGGCGACGGCCGGGTGGCGCGGCAAGGCCGCGATGATCGTCTCGCTGGTCGCCTTCGGCTGCCTGCTGTTCAACCTCATCGGCGTGAACATCTTCTTCTCGGGACTGCACTCCTACGCCGACGTGCCCAACTGA
- a CDS encoding PLD nuclease N-terminal domain-containing protein, with protein MPSVIIGLALLALWLYCLFDVITTPEEDVRNLPKFMWVLIVVFLADVGALTWLLVGRPRARYAMYAAGGGQWERPHSGEAPRGPDDDPEFLRSLERRLRDED; from the coding sequence ATGCCTAGCGTGATTATCGGCCTGGCGCTGCTTGCCCTCTGGCTTTACTGCCTGTTCGACGTGATCACGACCCCCGAGGAGGACGTCCGCAACCTCCCCAAGTTCATGTGGGTCCTCATCGTGGTCTTCCTGGCGGATGTCGGCGCGCTGACCTGGCTCCTCGTGGGCCGCCCCCGTGCCCGCTACGCCATGTACGCGGCCGGCGGAGGCCAGTGGGAGCGGCCCCACAGCGGCGAGGCGCCCCGCGGCCCCGACGACGACCCCGAGTTCCTGCGCAGCCTTGAGCGGCGCCTGCGCGACGAGGACTGA
- a CDS encoding BldC family transcriptional regulator, which translates to MESSSERLLTPGEVAALFRVDPKTVTRWAAAGRISSIRTPGGHRRFRESEVHALLRGEDVLTAERPNGDSPRV; encoded by the coding sequence GTGGAGAGTAGCAGCGAGCGACTGCTGACTCCTGGAGAGGTTGCCGCTCTCTTCAGGGTCGACCCGAAGACCGTGACCCGTTGGGCCGCGGCCGGGCGCATCAGCAGCATCCGTACCCCCGGGGGGCACAGGCGGTTCCGTGAATCGGAAGTGCACGCCCTCCTTCGTGGTGAGGACGTCCTCACGGCCGAACGGCCGAACGGCGACTCCCCGCGAGTCTGA
- a CDS encoding DUF4229 domain-containing protein: MHPVVVYTLSRLGLFAVALGVLYLVGLRSLPLLLLAVLVSGLASYVLLTKQRDAVSERIAAKRRETGKN; this comes from the coding sequence GTGCATCCGGTTGTCGTTTACACCCTTTCGCGCCTCGGCCTGTTCGCCGTGGCCCTCGGCGTCCTGTATCTCGTCGGCCTGCGGTCGCTCCCTCTGCTCCTGCTCGCGGTCCTGGTCAGCGGCCTGGCCAGCTACGTGCTGCTGACCAAACAGCGCGACGCGGTGAGCGAGCGCATCGCCGCGAAACGGCGGGAGACGGGGAAGAACTAG
- a CDS encoding delta-60 repeat domain-containing protein translates to MRVTTALLPVASLVTCAAVFPTVPASAGTPQPRVVSENPVNTTPHVLDGIVNAFALVGRTVIVGGEFTKVREAKGGEDLPRANIFAFDLYTGRVLRGFAPDLDGPVAALAAGPDNTVYVGGGFGAPERALVRLHVADGDPVEEFSAPAYGGKVTSLVRLGDALYVGGDFSRIGRSPRTALARVNAETGEVDPTFTVTPGDGRRGDPRIYAMAAVRDRLVVDGRFSTLDGLRRPQLGVIDLTTGRVADWRTEAYAPACKADFPSYVRGLDLSPDGRYFVVVTTGGPARGTTKLCDSAARFETYAKGEAIRPTWVNLTGGDSLYAVAVTGSAVYVGGHQRWLDNPKGADTAGPGAVSRPGIGAIHPVTGKALRWNPTRERGIGVKAFLTVKTGLLVGSDTTELGHEYHARVGMFPAT, encoded by the coding sequence ATGCGCGTCACCACCGCACTGCTCCCAGTCGCATCGCTCGTCACCTGCGCCGCGGTCTTCCCCACCGTCCCGGCGTCCGCGGGGACGCCGCAGCCCCGCGTGGTCTCGGAGAACCCGGTCAACACCACCCCGCACGTGCTGGACGGCATCGTCAACGCGTTCGCACTGGTCGGCCGCACCGTCATCGTCGGCGGCGAGTTCACCAAGGTCCGCGAGGCCAAGGGCGGGGAGGACCTGCCGCGGGCCAACATCTTCGCGTTCGACCTCTACACCGGGCGCGTCCTGCGCGGCTTCGCGCCGGACCTCGACGGGCCGGTGGCCGCGCTGGCCGCCGGCCCGGACAACACGGTCTACGTGGGCGGCGGGTTCGGCGCTCCCGAACGGGCCCTGGTCCGCCTCCACGTGGCGGACGGCGATCCCGTCGAGGAGTTCTCCGCCCCCGCCTACGGCGGGAAGGTCACCAGCCTCGTACGGCTGGGCGACGCGCTCTACGTCGGCGGCGACTTCAGCAGGATCGGCCGCAGCCCGCGCACCGCGCTGGCCCGTGTGAACGCCGAGACCGGCGAGGTGGACCCCACGTTCACCGTCACGCCCGGCGACGGGCGCCGCGGCGATCCCCGGATCTACGCGATGGCGGCCGTCCGCGACCGCTTAGTGGTGGACGGCAGGTTCTCCACGCTCGACGGCCTGCGCCGCCCGCAGCTCGGCGTGATCGATCTCACGACCGGACGGGTGGCCGACTGGCGCACCGAGGCGTACGCCCCGGCGTGCAAGGCGGACTTCCCGTCGTACGTGCGGGGGCTCGACCTGTCTCCGGACGGGCGCTACTTCGTGGTCGTCACCACGGGCGGGCCGGCGCGCGGCACCACGAAGCTGTGCGACTCCGCCGCGAGGTTCGAGACGTACGCGAAGGGCGAGGCGATCCGTCCGACCTGGGTGAACCTGACCGGAGGGGACTCCCTCTACGCGGTCGCGGTCACGGGATCCGCCGTCTACGTGGGCGGACACCAACGCTGGCTGGACAACCCGAAGGGCGCCGACACGGCGGGCCCGGGGGCGGTCAGCAGGCCCGGCATCGGGGCCATCCACCCCGTCACGGGCAAGGCGCTGCGCTGGAACCCCACGCGGGAAAGGGGAATCGGGGTAAAGGCCTTCCTGACCGTAAAGACAGGTCTTTTGGTGGGAAGCGACACGACGGAGCTCGGGCATGAGTACCATGCCCGCGTCGGCATGTTCCCGGCGACCTAG
- a CDS encoding demethylmenaquinone methyltransferase: MTRASLDKQPHEVAAMFDRTARRYDLVNDVLSLGQDRLWRKATAAAIDAGPGELVLDLAAGTGTSTDAFTALGARAIACDFSLGMLRTGVERRGGSGLYGGGVRGVTFVAGDALRLPFRDETFDAVTISFGLRNVADTAQALGEMLRVTRPGGRLVICEFSRPTPKSFDLVYSQYLMKLLPPVARMVSSNPESYEYLAESIQAWPGQEALAAIIQEAGWRKVAWRNLTLGIVALHRAVKA, from the coding sequence ATGACGCGCGCATCGCTGGACAAGCAGCCGCACGAGGTCGCCGCGATGTTCGATCGCACGGCCCGGCGCTACGACCTGGTCAACGACGTCCTCTCGCTCGGCCAGGACCGCCTGTGGCGGAAAGCCACCGCGGCGGCGATCGACGCCGGGCCCGGCGAGCTGGTCCTCGACCTCGCCGCGGGCACCGGCACCTCGACCGACGCGTTCACCGCGCTCGGGGCGCGGGCGATCGCGTGCGACTTCTCGCTGGGCATGCTCCGCACCGGCGTCGAGCGGCGCGGCGGCTCCGGCCTGTACGGCGGGGGCGTGCGCGGGGTGACGTTCGTCGCGGGCGACGCGCTGCGCCTGCCGTTCCGCGACGAGACGTTCGACGCGGTGACGATCTCCTTCGGCCTGCGCAACGTGGCCGACACCGCGCAGGCGCTGGGCGAGATGCTGCGGGTGACCCGCCCGGGCGGCAGGCTGGTGATCTGCGAGTTCTCCCGGCCGACGCCGAAGTCGTTCGACCTGGTCTACTCGCAGTATCTGATGAAGCTGCTGCCGCCGGTGGCCCGCATGGTCAGCTCGAACCCCGAGTCCTACGAGTACCTCGCCGAGTCGATCCAGGCCTGGCCCGGCCAGGAGGCGCTGGCGGCGATCATCCAGGAGGCCGGCTGGCGGAAGGTGGCCTGGCGCAACCTCACGCTCGGCATCGTGGCCCTGCATCGGGCGGTCAAAGCGTAA
- a CDS encoding geranylgeranyl reductase family protein, with protein MTRRDVDADVIVVGAGPAGATTAFHLARAGLDVLLLEKTRFPREKVCGDGLTPRAVKELVAMGVDIDAPGWARNKGLRVYGGGVRLELDWPELSSYPDFGLVRTRADFDQILARHAEAAGVRLREGVNVSGPLLDERSGHVVGVTAKADGEEVSYRSRLVVAADGNSTRLSLAMGLHKREDRPMGVAVRTYYKSPRHDDDYLETWLELWDGDRLLPGYGWIFPVGDGTSNVGLGLLNTSEAFKNIDYRDLLRRWMKNTPEEWGFTEENMTGPIRGAALPMGFNRQPHYTRGLVLVGDAGGSINPFNGEGIAYAMETGRTAAEVIVQALSRPTPAQRERVLLAYPRILKDAHGGYFTLGRLFVEAIGRPGVMSFATRHGMPHPTLMRFAFKLLANLTDRRGDVSDRIINALSKVAPPS; from the coding sequence GTGACGCGGAGAGATGTCGACGCCGACGTCATCGTCGTCGGTGCGGGTCCCGCGGGTGCGACGACGGCTTTCCATCTCGCCCGCGCCGGTCTTGACGTGCTGCTTCTCGAGAAGACGCGCTTCCCGCGCGAGAAGGTCTGCGGTGACGGGCTGACCCCGCGGGCGGTCAAGGAACTCGTCGCCATGGGCGTCGACATCGACGCGCCCGGCTGGGCCAGGAACAAGGGGCTGCGCGTCTACGGCGGCGGCGTGCGGCTCGAACTCGACTGGCCCGAGCTGTCGAGTTACCCCGACTTCGGCCTCGTCCGCACCCGCGCCGACTTCGACCAGATCCTCGCCAGGCACGCCGAGGCCGCCGGCGTACGGCTGCGCGAGGGCGTGAACGTTTCAGGCCCGCTGCTCGACGAGCGCAGCGGCCACGTCGTGGGCGTGACGGCCAAGGCGGACGGCGAGGAGGTGTCCTACCGCTCGCGGCTCGTGGTGGCGGCCGACGGCAACTCGACCCGGCTGTCGCTCGCGATGGGCCTGCACAAGCGCGAGGACCGCCCGATGGGCGTGGCAGTGCGCACCTACTACAAGAGCCCCCGCCACGACGACGACTACCTGGAGACGTGGCTCGAACTGTGGGACGGCGACCGGCTGCTCCCCGGTTACGGCTGGATCTTCCCCGTCGGCGACGGCACCTCGAACGTCGGTCTCGGCCTGCTGAACACCAGCGAGGCGTTCAAGAACATCGACTACCGCGACCTGCTGCGGCGCTGGATGAAGAACACTCCCGAGGAGTGGGGCTTCACCGAGGAGAACATGACGGGCCCGATCAGGGGCGCGGCGCTGCCGATGGGCTTCAACCGGCAGCCGCACTACACCCGCGGGCTGGTGCTGGTGGGCGACGCCGGCGGGTCGATCAACCCGTTCAACGGCGAGGGCATCGCGTACGCCATGGAGACCGGCAGGACCGCCGCCGAGGTGATCGTCCAGGCGCTGTCCCGGCCGACGCCCGCCCAGCGTGAGCGCGTATTACTCGCCTATCCGCGTATCCTCAAAGACGCCCATGGGGGATACTTCACCCTCGGTCGCCTGTTCGTCGAGGCGATCGGGAGGCCGGGAGTGATGAGCTTCGCCACCCGGCACGGGATGCCGCACCCCACCCTGATGAGATTCGCCTTCAAGTTGCTCGCTAATCTCACAGACCGGCGGGGCGACGTCTCCGACCGGATAATCAACGCCCTGTCGAAGGTGGCTCCGCCATCATGA
- a CDS encoding NADH-quinone oxidoreductase subunit A, translating into MELYVPIVVLAVLAAGFAVFSVSIAPFTGPKRWNRAKLDAYECGIEPTPQPVGGGRFPLKYMITAMLFIVFDIEIIFLYPWAVAFDKLGVFGLVEMVLFIVTVLVAYAYVWRRRGLDWD; encoded by the coding sequence ATGGAGCTGTATGTGCCGATCGTGGTGCTCGCGGTCCTCGCGGCGGGATTCGCCGTGTTCTCCGTGAGCATCGCGCCCTTCACCGGGCCGAAGCGCTGGAACCGCGCGAAACTGGATGCCTACGAGTGCGGCATCGAGCCCACTCCGCAGCCGGTCGGCGGCGGCCGCTTCCCGCTGAAGTACATGATCACCGCGATGCTGTTCATCGTGTTCGACATCGAGATCATCTTCCTCTATCCGTGGGCGGTGGCCTTCGACAAACTCGGCGTGTTCGGGCTCGTCGAGATGGTGCTGTTCATCGTCACCGTTCTCGTGGCGTACGCCTATGTGTGGCGGCGTCGCGGCCTCGATTGGGATTAG
- a CDS encoding NuoB/complex I 20 kDa subunit family protein, translating into MGLEEKLPSGFVLTTVEQVAGWARKNSVWPATFGLACCAIELMATGGPKHDLARFGMERASASPRQADLMIVAGRLSQKMAPVLRQIYDQMAEPKWVIAMGVCASSGGMFNNYAIVQGVDHVVPVDIYLPGCPPRPEMLIDAIVKLHDKIQNMKFGAHREKQIEELELQALRTLPLIDQGAGK; encoded by the coding sequence ATGGGTCTTGAAGAGAAACTCCCGAGCGGGTTCGTCCTCACCACCGTCGAGCAGGTGGCCGGGTGGGCCCGGAAGAACTCCGTCTGGCCTGCGACCTTCGGCCTCGCCTGCTGCGCCATCGAGCTGATGGCCACCGGTGGCCCGAAGCACGACCTGGCTCGTTTCGGCATGGAGCGTGCCTCCGCGTCGCCGCGGCAGGCGGACCTGATGATCGTGGCCGGCCGGCTGTCGCAGAAGATGGCGCCGGTCCTCCGCCAGATCTACGACCAGATGGCCGAGCCCAAGTGGGTCATCGCGATGGGCGTGTGCGCGTCCAGCGGCGGCATGTTCAACAACTACGCCATCGTGCAGGGCGTGGACCACGTGGTGCCGGTCGACATCTACCTGCCCGGCTGCCCGCCGCGCCCGGAGATGCTGATCGACGCCATCGTGAAGCTGCACGACAAGATCCAGAACATGAAGTTCGGCGCGCACCGCGAGAAGCAGATCGAGGAGCTGGAGCTCCAGGCGCTGCGCACGCTGCCGCTGATCGACCAGGGGGCCGGGAAGTGA
- a CDS encoding NADH-quinone oxidoreductase subunit C, which yields MTTENLPGLPEEPVARKGMFGVKDSGDTSGYNRLVVRRPPKLSSSRPYGSYFDDVADALEPAFADAIERVVVDRGEITFHVRRERLTEVMRHLRDDAALRFELSLGVSGVHYPEETGAELHAVYHLCSITHNRRIRVEVSCPDADPHIPSTVQVYPTHDWHERETYDFFGIVFDGHPALTRIEMPDDWEGHPQRKDYPLGGIPVEYRGAEVPAPDRRRSYS from the coding sequence GTGACCACCGAGAACCTGCCCGGGCTGCCCGAGGAGCCCGTCGCCCGCAAGGGCATGTTCGGCGTCAAGGACAGCGGCGACACCTCCGGTTACAACCGCCTCGTCGTCCGCCGTCCGCCGAAGCTGTCCAGCAGCCGGCCGTACGGGTCGTACTTCGACGACGTGGCCGACGCGCTGGAGCCGGCCTTCGCCGACGCCATCGAGCGCGTGGTCGTCGACCGCGGTGAGATCACCTTCCACGTTCGGCGCGAGCGCCTGACCGAGGTGATGCGGCACCTGCGCGACGACGCCGCGCTGCGGTTCGAGCTGTCGCTGGGCGTCTCGGGCGTGCACTACCCCGAGGAGACCGGTGCGGAGCTGCACGCCGTCTACCACCTGTGCTCCATCACGCACAACCGGCGCATCCGGGTGGAGGTCTCCTGCCCCGACGCCGACCCGCACATCCCCTCCACGGTTCAGGTCTACCCCACGCACGACTGGCACGAGCGCGAGACGTACGACTTCTTCGGAATCGTCTTCGACGGCCACCCGGCGCTGACCCGGATCGAGATGCCGGACGACTGGGAGGGGCACCCCCAGCGCAAGGACTACCCGCTCGGCGGAATCCCGGTGGAATACCGCGGCGCCGAGGTCCCCGCGCCGGACCGGAGGAGGTCGTACTCGTGA
- a CDS encoding NADH-quinone oxidoreductase subunit D: MSTTETATETQGRIYDVAGQDWDELVKTVSESADERLVVNMGPQHPSTHGVLRLVLTLDGETVTEARTVIGYLHTGIEKNMEFRTWTQGVTFVTRMDYLAPIFNETAYCMGVEKLLGITDRIPDRAQAIRVLTMELTRISSHLVAIATFGMELGATTPMLFGFREREMVLDLMEYITGLRMNMAYVRPGGVSVDLPAGAVDKIGEFLKIMPGRIKEMRKLLDANPVYTRRTKDVAYLDLTGCMALGVTGPMLRAAGLPWDLRKSQPYCGYETYEFDVPTQNTCDVYGRYLVRMAEMEESLKIIEQALDRLSGPLKGGPVMIEDKKIGWPSQLALGPDGLGNSPDHIAHIMGSSMEALIHHFKLVTEGFRVPAGQAYASVESPRGELGAHVVSDGGTRPYRVHFRDPSFTNLQAVPATCEGGMVADVISAVASIDPVMGGVDR; encoded by the coding sequence GTGAGCACCACCGAGACCGCCACCGAGACTCAGGGCCGGATCTACGACGTCGCCGGTCAGGACTGGGACGAGCTGGTCAAGACCGTCAGCGAGTCGGCCGACGAGCGCCTGGTCGTCAACATGGGCCCGCAGCACCCGTCGACCCACGGCGTGCTCCGGCTCGTGCTGACCCTCGACGGCGAGACCGTGACCGAGGCCCGCACGGTGATCGGCTACCTGCACACCGGCATCGAGAAGAACATGGAGTTCCGGACGTGGACCCAGGGGGTCACGTTCGTCACCCGCATGGACTATCTCGCGCCGATCTTCAACGAGACCGCCTACTGCATGGGCGTCGAGAAGCTTCTGGGGATCACCGACAGGATCCCGGACCGGGCGCAGGCCATCCGGGTCCTGACGATGGAGCTCACCCGGATCTCCTCGCACCTGGTCGCGATCGCGACGTTCGGCATGGAGCTGGGCGCGACCACGCCGATGCTGTTCGGCTTCCGCGAGCGCGAGATGGTGCTCGACCTGATGGAGTACATCACCGGTCTGCGGATGAACATGGCGTACGTCCGGCCGGGCGGCGTCAGCGTCGACCTGCCGGCCGGCGCGGTCGACAAGATCGGTGAGTTCCTCAAGATCATGCCGGGGCGGATCAAGGAGATGCGCAAGCTCCTCGACGCCAACCCGGTCTACACCCGGCGCACCAAGGACGTGGCCTACCTCGACCTGACCGGCTGCATGGCGCTCGGCGTCACCGGGCCCATGCTCCGCGCCGCCGGCCTGCCGTGGGACCTGCGCAAGTCGCAGCCCTACTGCGGCTACGAGACGTACGAGTTCGACGTGCCGACGCAGAACACCTGCGACGTGTACGGCCGCTACCTCGTCCGCATGGCCGAGATGGAGGAGTCCCTCAAGATCATCGAGCAGGCGCTCGACCGGCTGTCCGGCCCGCTCAAGGGCGGCCCGGTGATGATCGAGGACAAGAAGATCGGCTGGCCGTCGCAGCTCGCGCTCGGCCCCGACGGCCTCGGAAACTCCCCCGACCACATCGCCCACATCATGGGCAGCTCGATGGAGGCCCTGATCCACCACTTCAAGCTGGTGACCGAGGGCTTCCGGGTGCCGGCGGGGCAGGCGTACGCCTCGGTCGAGTCGCCGCGCGGCGAGCTCGGCGCGCACGTGGTCAGCGACGGCGGCACCCGGCCCTACCGGGTCCACTTCCGCGACCCGTCGTTCACGAACCTGCAGGCGGTGCCCGCGACGTGCGAGGGCGGCATGGTCGCCGACGTCATCTCCGCGGTCGCCTCGATCGACCCGGTCATGGGAGGTGTGGACCGATGA
- the nuoE gene encoding NADH-quinone oxidoreductase subunit NuoE — MTYSPEVRERLETDAKEIIGRYPRPRSALLPLLHLVQSVDGYVSDDGQEFCAEMLGLSKAEVVGVATFYTMYKREPAGEYNVGVCINTLCAVMGGDQIWEELSEHVGVGHDETTADGKITLERLECNAACDFAPVMMVNWEFFDNQTPESAKQLVDDLRAGKEVAPTRGPRRLCTFKEASRVLAGLPDGQAGDGPSAAGPSLEGLKIAKANGWEAPKAEGSTE, encoded by the coding sequence ATGACGTACTCGCCCGAGGTCCGTGAGCGTCTGGAGACGGACGCCAAGGAGATCATCGGCCGCTACCCCCGGCCGCGTTCGGCTCTGCTGCCGCTGCTGCACCTGGTGCAGTCGGTGGACGGCTACGTCTCCGATGACGGCCAGGAGTTCTGCGCCGAGATGCTGGGCCTGTCCAAGGCCGAGGTCGTCGGCGTGGCGACCTTCTACACCATGTACAAGCGCGAGCCGGCCGGCGAGTACAACGTCGGCGTCTGCATCAACACGCTGTGCGCGGTCATGGGCGGCGACCAGATCTGGGAAGAGCTCAGCGAGCACGTGGGCGTCGGACACGACGAGACCACCGCCGACGGCAAGATCACGCTGGAGCGGCTGGAGTGCAACGCCGCCTGCGACTTCGCGCCGGTCATGATGGTCAACTGGGAGTTCTTCGACAACCAGACCCCGGAGTCGGCCAAGCAGCTCGTCGACGACCTGCGCGCGGGCAAGGAGGTCGCGCCCACGCGCGGCCCGCGCCGGCTGTGCACGTTCAAGGAGGCCTCCCGGGTCCTCGCCGGGCTGCCCGACGGCCAGGCCGGTGACGGCCCGTCGGCCGCGGGCCCGTCGCTGGAGGGCCTGAAGATCGCCAAGGCCAACGGCTGGGAGGCCCCCAAGGCCGAGGGGAGCACGGAATGA
- the nuoF gene encoding NADH-quinone oxidoreductase subunit NuoF encodes MTTLTPVLTRNWDQANSFTLDGYGEYTAARKALGMDPDAVIQAVKDSGLRGRGGAGFPTGMKWGFIPQGDGKPHYLVVNADESEPGTCKDIPLMMANPHALVEGVIIASYAIRANHAFIYIRGEVVHVIRRVQAAVREAYEKGYLGTDIFGSGYDLELVVHSGAGAYICGEETALLDSLEGYRGQPRLKPPFPAVAGLYASPTVVNNVESIASVPSIIANGADWFAGMGTEKSKGFGIFSLSGHVTRPGQYEAPLGITLRELLEMAGGIREGHELKFWTPGGSSTPIFTAEHLDVPLDFESVGAKGSMLGTRALQIFDETTCVVRAVLRWTEFYAHESCGKCTPCREGTYWLKQVLKRLEKGQGSEEDLATITDIADNILGRSFCALGDGATSPIHSSVKQFRDEYLKHFEIGGCPFDPAASTVWGSK; translated from the coding sequence ATGACAACGCTGACTCCGGTTCTCACCCGGAACTGGGACCAGGCGAACTCGTTCACCCTCGACGGGTACGGCGAGTACACGGCCGCCAGGAAGGCCCTGGGCATGGACCCCGACGCCGTCATCCAGGCGGTGAAGGACTCCGGCCTGCGTGGCCGTGGCGGCGCGGGATTCCCGACCGGCATGAAGTGGGGCTTCATCCCGCAGGGCGACGGCAAGCCCCACTACCTCGTGGTCAACGCCGACGAGTCCGAGCCGGGGACCTGCAAGGACATCCCGCTCATGATGGCCAACCCGCACGCGCTGGTCGAGGGCGTGATCATCGCGTCCTACGCCATCCGGGCCAACCACGCGTTCATCTACATCCGCGGCGAGGTGGTCCACGTCATCCGCCGGGTGCAGGCCGCGGTCCGGGAGGCGTACGAGAAGGGCTACCTCGGGACCGACATCTTCGGCTCGGGCTACGACCTCGAACTCGTCGTCCACAGCGGCGCCGGGGCGTACATCTGCGGCGAGGAGACCGCGCTGCTCGACTCGCTGGAGGGCTACCGCGGCCAGCCCCGGCTCAAGCCGCCGTTCCCGGCGGTCGCCGGTCTGTACGCCTCGCCGACCGTGGTCAACAACGTCGAGTCGATCGCGAGCGTGCCGAGCATCATCGCCAACGGCGCCGACTGGTTCGCCGGGATGGGCACCGAGAAGTCCAAGGGCTTCGGCATCTTCTCGCTGTCGGGCCACGTGACCCGGCCGGGCCAGTACGAGGCCCCGCTGGGCATCACGCTGCGCGAGCTGCTGGAGATGGCGGGCGGCATCCGCGAGGGCCACGAGCTGAAGTTCTGGACGCCGGGAGGCTCCTCGACGCCGATCTTCACGGCCGAGCACCTCGACGTGCCGCTCGACTTCGAGTCGGTCGGGGCCAAGGGCTCGATGCTGGGCACCCGCGCGCTGCAGATCTTCGACGAGACGACCTGCGTGGTGCGGGCCGTCCTGCGCTGGACCGAGTTCTACGCGCACGAGTCCTGCGGCAAGTGCACGCCGTGCCGTGAGGGCACCTACTGGCTCAAGCAGGTGCTCAAGCGGCTGGAGAAGGGCCAGGGCTCCGAGGAGGACCTGGCCACGATCACCGACATCGCCGACAACATCCTCGGCCGTTCGTTCTGCGCCCTCGGTGACGGCGCGACGAGCCCGATCCACTCGTCGGTGAAGCAGTTCCGCGACGAATACCTCAAGCACTTCGAGATCGGCGGCTGCCCGTTCGATCCCGCCGCTTCCACGGTGTGGGGGTCCAAGTGA